Proteins from a genomic interval of Kitasatospora kifunensis:
- a CDS encoding phage tail tip lysozyme codes for MPDGFRIATAFVSVSPDMDGFKEELRAKLDEATAGMEGRARVTLDTSELDAKADEARARVDELDSTRAEPSVHLNDEDLGARADQARATLDELDSKSARPDIGLESAGLDEQVDRAREKLDQLDEKHTSPSVGLDTAEFDAKLDEARAKLAAFSSESASARLGTSGSSGGEGSSGGGEGGLGGVLALGIGSLIPGLGGAATALGLGGAAGFLGLGGIGKALSAAHQSALNVGLTPQELASTQFSNSVQTQQAQDQVSQARMQSSQDAITSANSIEQSQMNLASVQRNAAEQQVQALQSVKQAQQGVEEADYSLSEAQYNLSQAWEAAREQIRQLDDQLADSKLNVQQAQLAIQQAEYQQRLTNQNAYSTSIDRQQAALAVAQAQQQLTDAQDQQTASAYAANLAHQQGVAGSQTVIQAQQAVTAAQYGQADSHASLTEAQSQATLTQLNNTDQIKQAQMQLAAAEEQASYQREMDARNVAIAERAVTDTLREQQLQMAATMSTSNEAANEFAKDMARLSPAAQQVVEQVLSMQGAFKNLETAAQNAIAPGLLVFLQGVSAMMPEITVAVTKMATLISNAFADLGRAMQAPAAQKVFAGLVDNGLQFAQIVVPAFAGFVGELLKIGSAPGASSGLANLLAGIGHALTGLTASVGKYTPQINNFLSAVGVIIAQIGPPLGVIIGQVAKALGPLATYLNAHPNGTVVKVLGDIVAGMLALQGLKKIIPDVLLGPLEKAGDKALLGPLKSTLKSIPGLFKDSLGPGGGWDYLVQSTKDVGGKVAETVSGWGSNIASAVKSAMPTSLDARLLLQSARDAGSQLAGRFTSAASSVGTWFTTTLPAATSSGMTALGTFASNAGQTLGTWGSSVGSAMSGAASSVAAFVADFGSKMAAAAVATGTWIAEQTVAAAIFIAENVAEAAAATAAFVAENAASLGIVAAIGLVVAAVVYLATHWKQALDAIEAAALWLWHNVLDPFWQGIESGAIWLYDHGIAPLVSGFTDGFRAIESAASWLKDHVFAPLFSDIESGAEAFVKAFDTAWSKLEDIFKTPINFLITTVYTNGLESLWNGVVGAIGQDSLKLPDIKTLASGGVIPGYAPGQDTVPAMLSPGEGVLVPEAVQALGPQTVLALNAAYGGGRASTPGHYSGGGISGIASSLWHKATGALSKSWDIGKIVAAVMTGNTTALDNALGNLVGTQNAAGNFAKLMIGVPTSLIHDMVQAIGGIFGGKSSGGNGSGALPTGSSGAVGNLPANWNQIASFLASNGFTQMAAAGVAGNIMAESGGNPEILEIGGGGGGGLIQWTPYPRGYITGNLQADLMTQLNAILSWGGGPSLVNKATSPSNAAEIYQDYYERPANLTASLPLRMASANAVYEAMNWKAYDSGGWLMPGDMPVNGLGRPEAVLTPDQSVWLKTMAQNSAAHGAADAGKQVVIHFHGTQYPTAEQMAAIQREMGLALSGG; via the coding sequence ATGCCCGACGGCTTCCGGATTGCCACAGCCTTCGTTTCGGTGTCACCCGACATGGACGGCTTCAAAGAGGAGCTGCGGGCCAAGCTGGATGAGGCAACGGCCGGCATGGAGGGGCGCGCCCGGGTCACCCTCGACACCTCCGAGCTGGACGCCAAGGCAGACGAGGCCAGGGCCAGGGTCGACGAGCTGGACAGTACGAGGGCTGAGCCGTCGGTTCACCTGAACGACGAGGACTTGGGTGCGCGGGCCGACCAGGCCCGCGCGACCTTGGACGAGCTCGACTCCAAGAGTGCCCGGCCGGACATCGGGCTGGAGTCCGCTGGCTTGGACGAGCAGGTCGACCGTGCCCGCGAGAAGTTGGACCAGCTCGACGAGAAGCACACCTCTCCGAGCGTAGGCCTGGACACGGCGGAGTTCGACGCGAAGTTGGACGAGGCGCGGGCGAAGTTGGCCGCGTTCAGCTCGGAGTCTGCGTCGGCTCGCTTGGGCACCTCGGGCTCGTCGGGCGGCGAGGGCTCGAGCGGTGGCGGCGAGGGTGGTCTGGGCGGGGTGCTGGCGCTGGGGATCGGCAGCCTGATTCCCGGCCTGGGTGGGGCAGCGACTGCGCTGGGTCTGGGTGGCGCGGCGGGGTTCCTCGGTCTCGGTGGGATCGGTAAGGCGCTGTCGGCGGCGCACCAGTCGGCTCTCAATGTCGGCCTGACACCACAGGAGTTGGCGTCCACCCAGTTCTCGAACTCGGTGCAGACCCAGCAGGCGCAGGATCAGGTTTCGCAGGCTCGGATGCAGTCCTCGCAGGACGCCATCACGTCGGCGAACTCCATCGAGCAGTCGCAGATGAACCTGGCCTCGGTACAGAGGAATGCCGCCGAGCAGCAGGTCCAGGCGCTGCAGTCAGTGAAGCAGGCGCAGCAGGGTGTTGAGGAAGCCGACTACAGCCTGTCGGAGGCGCAGTACAACCTCAGCCAGGCGTGGGAGGCGGCCCGCGAGCAGATCAGGCAGCTGGACGACCAGCTCGCCGACTCCAAGCTCAACGTGCAGCAAGCTCAACTGGCCATCCAGCAGGCCGAGTATCAGCAGCGGCTGACCAACCAGAACGCGTACTCCACCAGCATCGACCGGCAGCAGGCCGCGCTCGCTGTCGCGCAGGCTCAGCAGCAGCTGACTGACGCGCAGGACCAGCAGACCGCGTCGGCGTACGCGGCGAACCTTGCCCACCAGCAGGGCGTTGCCGGTTCCCAGACGGTCATCCAGGCGCAGCAGGCGGTGACCGCCGCGCAGTATGGGCAGGCGGATTCACACGCGAGTCTGACCGAGGCGCAGAGTCAGGCCACGCTGACGCAGCTGAACAATACGGACCAGATCAAACAGGCGCAGATGCAGCTGGCTGCGGCAGAGGAACAGGCCTCCTATCAGCGCGAGATGGACGCCCGGAACGTGGCGATCGCCGAGCGGGCTGTCACGGACACGCTGCGGGAGCAGCAGCTGCAGATGGCCGCGACGATGTCCACGTCGAATGAGGCGGCGAACGAGTTCGCGAAGGATATGGCGCGACTGTCGCCGGCGGCGCAGCAGGTCGTCGAGCAGGTCCTGAGCATGCAGGGCGCGTTCAAGAACTTGGAGACGGCAGCGCAGAACGCCATCGCCCCGGGCCTGTTGGTCTTCCTGCAGGGCGTGTCGGCGATGATGCCGGAGATCACGGTTGCGGTCACCAAGATGGCGACGTTGATCTCGAATGCGTTCGCCGACCTCGGCCGGGCGATGCAGGCTCCGGCTGCCCAGAAGGTGTTTGCGGGGCTGGTCGACAACGGTCTGCAGTTCGCTCAGATCGTGGTGCCGGCGTTCGCTGGGTTCGTGGGTGAGCTGCTGAAGATCGGTTCGGCGCCGGGGGCGTCGAGCGGCCTGGCGAACCTGCTGGCCGGTATCGGACATGCCCTGACCGGGCTGACGGCGAGCGTCGGTAAGTACACGCCGCAGATCAACAATTTCCTGAGTGCGGTCGGTGTGATCATCGCGCAGATCGGCCCTCCGCTCGGCGTGATCATCGGTCAGGTGGCCAAGGCCCTGGGGCCGCTGGCGACGTACCTGAACGCCCACCCCAACGGCACGGTCGTCAAGGTGCTGGGTGACATCGTCGCCGGGATGCTCGCCCTCCAAGGCCTCAAGAAGATCATCCCCGATGTCTTGCTCGGGCCGTTGGAGAAGGCTGGCGACAAGGCGCTCCTGGGTCCGCTCAAGAGCACCTTGAAGTCGATCCCGGGCCTTTTCAAAGACTCGCTCGGACCAGGTGGCGGCTGGGACTACCTGGTGCAGTCCACCAAGGACGTGGGCGGCAAAGTCGCCGAGACTGTGTCTGGCTGGGGCTCGAACATCGCCAGTGCGGTGAAGAGCGCCATGCCGACCAGCCTGGACGCCAGGTTGCTGCTTCAGTCGGCGAGGGACGCTGGCTCGCAGTTGGCTGGGCGGTTCACAAGCGCGGCGAGCTCAGTGGGAACGTGGTTCACGACGACGCTTCCCGCGGCGACCAGCTCTGGCATGACGGCGCTCGGCACGTTTGCGTCGAACGCTGGTCAGACACTGGGCACTTGGGGTTCGTCCGTGGGTAGCGCCATGAGCGGCGCTGCCTCCAGCGTCGCTGCCTTCGTCGCTGACTTCGGCTCGAAGATGGCTGCTGCGGCGGTTGCGACGGGCACATGGATTGCTGAACAGACAGTGGCGGCAGCAATATTCATCGCCGAGAACGTGGCGGAAGCCGCAGCAGCAACTGCGGCGTTCGTCGCGGAGAACGCCGCGTCACTTGGCATCGTGGCCGCGATCGGCCTTGTCGTCGCCGCGGTTGTCTACCTGGCGACGCACTGGAAGCAGGCGCTGGACGCGATCGAGGCGGCGGCGCTGTGGCTGTGGCACAACGTGCTCGACCCTTTCTGGCAGGGGATCGAGTCCGGGGCGATTTGGTTGTACGACCACGGGATCGCACCGCTGGTGAGCGGCTTTACCGACGGTTTCCGTGCAATCGAGTCCGCAGCGTCCTGGCTCAAGGATCATGTCTTTGCGCCGCTTTTTTCTGACATCGAGTCCGGCGCCGAAGCCTTCGTCAAAGCCTTCGACACCGCCTGGTCCAAGCTCGAAGACATTTTCAAAACGCCCATCAACTTCCTGATCACCACGGTGTACACCAACGGGCTCGAGTCCCTGTGGAACGGCGTTGTCGGTGCGATCGGCCAGGACAGCCTGAAGTTGCCGGACATCAAGACCCTGGCGTCGGGAGGCGTGATCCCAGGCTATGCGCCTGGCCAGGACACGGTGCCCGCGATGCTGTCCCCTGGCGAGGGCGTCCTGGTACCGGAGGCCGTGCAGGCGCTGGGACCGCAGACGGTCCTCGCACTGAACGCGGCCTACGGCGGCGGGCGTGCGTCAACGCCGGGGCACTACAGCGGCGGCGGGATCAGCGGGATCGCCAGCAGTCTCTGGCACAAGGCCACCGGCGCCCTCAGTAAATCCTGGGACATTGGGAAGATTGTCGCGGCGGTCATGACCGGTAACACCACGGCGCTCGACAATGCACTGGGGAATCTGGTCGGAACGCAGAACGCAGCTGGGAACTTCGCGAAACTGATGATCGGCGTGCCGACCTCACTGATCCATGACATGGTTCAGGCGATCGGTGGGATCTTCGGCGGCAAGTCCTCGGGCGGAAACGGAAGTGGCGCACTTCCCACAGGCAGTTCCGGAGCGGTCGGTAACCTTCCCGCAAACTGGAATCAGATTGCTAGCTTCCTGGCGTCCAATGGGTTCACCCAGATGGCTGCCGCAGGTGTGGCAGGCAACATCATGGCCGAGTCCGGCGGTAACCCGGAGATCCTGGAGATCGGTGGCGGTGGCGGTGGCGGTCTGATCCAGTGGACGCCATATCCGCGCGGGTACATCACTGGCAACTTGCAGGCGGACCTGATGACTCAGCTCAATGCGATCCTGTCGTGGGGTGGCGGCCCGAGCCTCGTCAACAAGGCTACAAGCCCGTCGAATGCGGCCGAGATCTACCAGGATTACTACGAGCGGCCGGCGAACCTCACCGCCTCACTTCCTCTACGGATGGCGTCTGCGAATGCGGTCTATGAGGCAATGAACTGGAAGGCCTACGACTCGGGCGGCTGGTTGATGCCCGGCGATATGCCGGTCAATGGGCTCGGACGGCCGGAGGCGGTGTTGACGCCGGATCAGTCCGTGTGGTTGAAGACCATGGCGCAGAACAGTGCAGCGCACGGCGCTGCGGATGCGGGTAAGCAGGTTGTCATCCACTTCCATGGCACCCAGTACCCGACCGCCGAGCAGATGGCCGCCATCCAGCGGGAGATGGGCCTCGCACTCAGCGGGGGCTGA
- a CDS encoding phage tail family protein, whose product MPSALAGSPWTLYLNFYNEGSGTLTDPTSVQLDITYGTELGFAPEVAGPFTYQGASSPAAGQVWRIGVGQYAYIWPVPLGAAQGVYVANWSCVFDGDTFLGVENFPVTGGATPAVPSGDTGFWTGGIIYSAAGIDIEFGSTDSNGITWLWQKIQGWDGPDVQGGGVIARSGDHGAWASPQYFAARTMTLTVTASAPTQTLRDVARARLQQAVPVSDLAMLRYDEPVPTYSWVRRSGKITEAYPTLTDVTFTIGLVAPDPRKYAVAQRSLPIGLLPSGGGGSMVEPFTVPFGLASAPPPGGGTAVNAGSFISPPVIVVAGPISSPALTNLTSGQTVSWSSLTLNTGDVFVVDFLNRQGFVNPTMLSTAPGFPSTGGTYWPADPSSSWWQLAPGTTSIQLGGTAAALASATAYWQDAWI is encoded by the coding sequence ATGCCGAGCGCCCTGGCAGGTTCCCCTTGGACGCTGTATCTGAATTTCTACAACGAGGGCTCCGGGACGCTCACCGACCCGACCTCGGTGCAGCTCGACATCACCTACGGCACCGAGCTCGGTTTCGCCCCGGAGGTCGCCGGCCCTTTCACCTACCAGGGGGCCTCTTCCCCGGCCGCCGGGCAGGTGTGGCGCATCGGGGTGGGCCAGTACGCCTACATCTGGCCTGTCCCGCTCGGCGCCGCCCAGGGCGTGTACGTGGCGAACTGGTCCTGCGTTTTCGACGGCGACACGTTCCTCGGTGTCGAGAATTTCCCCGTCACCGGTGGCGCCACGCCGGCAGTACCGTCCGGCGACACGGGTTTCTGGACCGGCGGGATCATCTACAGCGCCGCGGGCATAGACATCGAGTTCGGGTCCACCGACAGCAACGGCATCACCTGGCTGTGGCAGAAGATCCAAGGTTGGGACGGCCCCGACGTGCAGGGCGGAGGTGTGATCGCCCGCTCCGGCGATCACGGCGCCTGGGCGTCGCCGCAGTATTTTGCGGCCCGCACAATGACTCTCACGGTGACGGCCTCGGCGCCCACTCAGACTCTGCGGGACGTCGCCAGGGCCAGACTGCAGCAAGCCGTCCCGGTCAGCGACTTGGCGATGCTGCGCTACGACGAGCCGGTGCCCACATACTCGTGGGTCAGGCGCTCGGGGAAAATCACTGAGGCGTATCCGACGCTCACCGACGTCACCTTCACCATCGGCTTGGTGGCGCCGGATCCGCGCAAATACGCGGTGGCACAGCGCTCGCTGCCCATCGGCCTGCTGCCCTCAGGCGGGGGCGGCTCGATGGTCGAGCCGTTCACGGTGCCGTTCGGGCTCGCATCGGCACCCCCGCCGGGCGGCGGGACGGCCGTGAACGCCGGCTCGTTCATCTCCCCGCCCGTGATCGTCGTTGCGGGGCCGATCAGTAGCCCGGCTCTGACGAATCTGACGAGCGGCCAGACCGTCTCCTGGTCCTCACTGACCCTCAACACCGGTGACGTCTTCGTCGTCGACTTCCTCAACCGGCAGGGGTTCGTCAACCCGACCATGCTGTCCACCGCCCCCGGCTTCCCCTCCACCGGCGGAACCTACTGGCCTGCGGATCCGTCCTCGTCCTGGTGGCAACTGGCGCCCGGTACGACGTCGATCCAACTGGGCGGCACGGCTGCGGCATTGGCGAGTGCCACCGCGTACTGGCAGGACGCGTGGATCTGA